One genomic region from Terriglobia bacterium encodes:
- a CDS encoding carboxypeptidase regulatory-like domain-containing protein has protein sequence MTRSLHVVAGLLLLITGLTVVAQTAGEFTIAALPDTQFYAKSYPSIFTAQTGWIANHAQQMNIQLVIGLGDIVDTGGEAYQWQNADLAYRVLDGKVPYVAVIGNHDYDQNNPAGRTAYTKNFNAYFGPQRYAGKSWYKSQYPTGSNENFYSIFTLGGKQYLVLVLEVFPRNSALKWASAVMKNHPGIDTIVVTHAYTYADSTRMDRCDSNSAASFAVGQDNDGEQVWEKFAGKYPNITMVLSGHVVQGDGTGRRTDVGVNGNLVNAMLSDYQSWPNGGDGYLRLITVKPALNQVVVRTYSPYLNQWLTDGHNRFTVPYKNSGLTTGTTTMTGKVKDASNCSAVGGAVVSNGYASATTDAYGKYSISAAAPSPYTLTTTVPGSIAASQAAAALVYQPSPGKVLVAKSGVLSGKVEYKLVPMSGAKISLTGGVLRISASKISASNGSFSFGKVAYGTYTIAATVPGTTISTTYTISVSAGGTTYVSFDLQ, from the coding sequence ATGACCCGGAGCCTGCACGTCGTTGCCGGACTGCTGTTGCTGATTACCGGTTTGACTGTCGTGGCCCAAACCGCCGGCGAATTTACGATTGCCGCTCTGCCCGATACGCAGTTCTATGCCAAGAGCTACCCGTCCATCTTTACGGCGCAGACGGGGTGGATTGCGAATCATGCTCAGCAGATGAACATTCAACTCGTAATCGGTCTCGGCGACATTGTGGATACCGGTGGCGAGGCTTACCAGTGGCAGAACGCCGACTTGGCGTACCGGGTCCTCGACGGGAAGGTTCCCTATGTGGCGGTGATCGGGAATCACGATTACGACCAGAACAACCCGGCAGGCCGTACCGCGTACACGAAGAACTTCAATGCGTACTTCGGACCGCAACGGTACGCCGGGAAGAGCTGGTACAAGAGCCAATATCCCACCGGCAGCAACGAAAACTTCTATTCGATTTTCACTCTGGGCGGAAAACAGTACTTGGTACTGGTGCTGGAAGTATTTCCCAGGAATTCAGCGCTGAAATGGGCCTCCGCGGTAATGAAGAATCACCCGGGTATCGACACAATTGTCGTTACCCATGCTTACACCTACGCCGACAGCACTCGGATGGATCGCTGCGATTCGAACAGTGCGGCCAGTTTCGCGGTGGGTCAGGATAACGATGGCGAGCAGGTTTGGGAGAAATTCGCCGGCAAATACCCGAATATCACGATGGTCCTGAGCGGGCACGTCGTGCAGGGTGATGGAACCGGAAGGCGCACGGACGTCGGCGTGAACGGTAATCTCGTGAATGCGATGCTGTCTGATTACCAGTCGTGGCCAAATGGCGGAGACGGCTACCTTCGATTGATCACCGTCAAACCGGCGCTGAATCAAGTTGTAGTGCGAACCTACTCGCCATATCTCAACCAGTGGCTTACCGACGGACATAACCGGTTCACGGTGCCGTACAAGAACAGCGGTTTGACGACTGGAACGACCACCATGACCGGCAAGGTTAAGGATGCGTCGAACTGTTCCGCAGTGGGCGGAGCGGTGGTTTCGAACGGCTACGCGAGCGCCACTACCGATGCGTACGGGAAATACTCGATTTCCGCGGCCGCGCCTTCGCCCTACACGCTAACCACGACAGTGCCCGGCTCAATTGCCGCAAGCCAGGCGGCTGCGGCCCTGGTGTATCAACCATCTCCCGGCAAGGTGCTGGTTGCGAAGTCGGGAGTACTCAGCGGAAAAGTCGAGTACAAGCTTGTTCCAATGTCCGGTGCGAAGATCAGTCTGACCGGTGGGGTGCTGCGTATTAGCGCAAGCAAGATATCCGCCTCGAACGGCTCGTTCTCGTTCGGGAAGGTCGCTTACGGGACGTACACGATTGCGGCGACGGTTCCAGGAACGACGATCTCGACGACGTACACCATCTCGGTTTCGGCGGGCGGCACAACCTACGTGAGCTTCGACCTTCAGTAG